A window of the Cucurbita pepo subsp. pepo cultivar mu-cu-16 chromosome LG01, ASM280686v2, whole genome shotgun sequence genome harbors these coding sequences:
- the LOC111790398 gene encoding uncharacterized protein LOC111790398: protein MALEWVVLGYAAAAEAIMLLLLTIPGLDGLRKGLIAVTRNLLKPFLSVVPFCLFLLMDIYWKYETLPSCESDSCTPSEFLRHQKSIMKSQRNALLIASALVFYWLLYSVTHLLVKVEQLNQRIERLKNRD from the coding sequence ATGGCATTGGAATGGGTCGTTCTTGGCTACGCTGCTGCGGCTGAGGCAATCATGCTCCTCCTCCTCACCATCCCAGGCCTCGATGGACTCCGGAAGGGCCTAATTGCTGTTACTCGCAATCTTCTCAAGCCATTCCTCTCCGTCGTTCCCTTTTGCCTCTTCTTGCTCATGGATATCTACTGGAAATATGAAACTCTCCCCAGTTGTGAATCCGACTCATGCACCCCTTCTGAGTTCCTTCGCCACCAGAAATCGATCATGAAGAGCCAGCGGAATGCGCTCTTGATCGCATCGGCGCTTGTGTTCTACTGGCTGTTGTACTCTGTCACCCATTTGCTTGTCAAGGTTGAGCAATTGAACCAGCGTATTGAGAGGTTGAAGAATCGGGATTGA
- the LOC111789920 gene encoding cysteine-rich repeat secretory protein 12-like isoform X1 — translation MPSFLLLFLVTSALSPPSSATTTAESFVYGGCSQTKYTSGSTYESNLNSILTSLINSASFTLYTNSTVAGAGDGDTVYGLFQCRGDFQNAACAKCVAHAVAQLGSICLDACGGALQLEGCFVKYDNVSFLGVEDKTVVVKKCGAVMGYDSGGWARRDAVLAYLAAADGSGGGYQPFRVGGSGDVQGVAQCVGDLDAGECQDCVVTAVGRLKAECAAAGWGDVFLGKCYARFSHGGIRPHGGGGGNDGRNTDVEIEKTLAVIIGLIAGIAFIVVFLAFLSHYCEKRKGNSFHPIQFN, via the exons ATGCCTTCatttctcctcctctttctCGTCACTTCCGCCCTATCGCCGCCGTCCTCGGCGACAACCACCGCCGAGTCCTTCGTCTACGGTGGCTGTTCCCAAACCAAATACACTTCCGGTTCAACCTATGAGTCAAATCTCAATTCCATCCTCACCTCTCTTATAAATTCTGCCTCCTTCACATTATACACTAACTCCACCGTCGCCGGCGCCGGCGACGGCGACACTGTGTACGGACTGTTCCAGTGCCGGGGCGACTTCCAAAACGCGGCCTGTGCCAAGTGCGTGGCCCACGCTGTCGCCCAGCTGGGCTCGATCTGTCTAGACGCGTGTGGTGGCGCGTTGCAGTTGGAGGGGTGTTTTGTGAAGTACGACAATGTTAGCTTTTTGGGAGTGGAGGACAAGACGGTCGTGGTGAAGAAGTGTGGGGCGGTGATGGGGTATGATTCTGGTGGGTGGGCTAGAAGGGATGCGGTGTTAGCGTATTTGGCGGCGGCGGATGGCAGCGGTGGTGGATATCAGCCGTTTAGAGTGGGTGGGTCCGGGGATGTTCAAGGGGTGGCGCAATGCGTTGGGGATTTGGATGCTGGAGAGTGCCAGGACTGTGTGGTGACGGCCGTGGGACGGCTGAAGGCGGAGTGTGCGGCGGCGGGGTGGGGGGATGTGTTCTTGGGGAAGTGCTATGCGAGGTTTTCTCATGGCGGTATCCGCCCccacggcggcggcggcggaaaTG acGGTAGAAATACGGACGTGGAGATAGAGAAGACTTTGGCGGTAATAATAGGACTCATTGCTGGGATTGCGTTTATTGTTGTGTTCCTCGCTTTCCTAAGCCATTACTGTGAGAAACGAAAAGGTAATTCATTCCATCCAATccaattcaattaa
- the LOC111790357 gene encoding protein TIFY 6B-like isoform X1, translating to MERDFLGLSSKEEPLAKVKEEIDNDGAQGYSKSSGVPPPMPFKISAEDKTAYPVAAASDQRRAADAQKTFNLDRQGGPQISLAAYPMQSDLYSIHRPHETKLFSVPNQGISVSLGNPSVKNPFALPAQMAGPILKQPLGGVPVSSALNSFFPPFGSISGITEPWNSMKPTGGSPAQLTIFYGGTVKVYDDISPERAQAIMFLAGAGASISNIAHQKAQAQAHGMGAKMAAASDGAPKNQPVSTLPCPALSSPLSVSSHTGAQSGSGSSCSDELGGVKTNGLPTTPISKGEPPRIVNAVGPVAATAMLPSAVPQARKASLARFLEKRKERVMSSAPYNLSKKHPECAATESNGANFSSPITSNSANVAS from the exons ATGGAGAGGGATTTTTTAGGTCTCAGCTCCAAGGAGGAGCCATTGGCTAAGGTGAAAGAGGAAATTGACAACGATGGAGCCCAAG ggtattCTAAAAGCTCTGGTGTTCCTCCTCCGATGCCTTTCAAGATTTCTGCTGAGGACAAGACTGCGTATCCGGTTGCGGCTGCTTCGGATCAACGTCGAGCAGCCGATGCCCAG AAAACGTTCAATCTGGATAGGCAAGGTGGCCCTCAAATTTCCCTGGCAGCTTATCCTATGCAATCTGATTTGTATTCGATTCATCGTCCTCACGAAACGAAACTATTTTCCGTTCCAAATCAAGGTATATCTGTTTCATTAGGTAATCCATCCGTGAAGAACCCTTTTGCTCTTCCTGCTCAGATGGCTGGTCCTATCCTCAAACAACCACTTGGAGGAGTCCCGGTTTCAAGCGCTCTGAATTCATTTTTCCCGCCATTTGGATCCATTTCTGGGATCACTGAACCATG GAATAGCATGAAACCAACTGGTGGGTCTCCAGCTCAACTGACTATTTTTTATGGTGGTACCGTCAAAGTCTATGATGACATTAGCCCTGAAAGG GCTCAGGCTATAATGTTCTTGGCTGGGGCTGGGGCTTCCATATCCAACATTGCACATCAAAAAGCTCAAGCTCAAGCTCATGGAATGGGTGCAAAAATGGCAGCAGCAAGTGATGGTGCTCCCAAGAACCAACCCGTGAGCACCTTGCCCTGCCCTGCTCTATCTAGCCCCTTGTCTGTTTCTTCTCACACAGGAGCCCAGTCTGGGAGTGGTTCAAGTTGTTCTGATGAGTTGGGAGGAGTTAAAACCAATGGACTTCCCACCACTCCTATCAGCAAAGGAGAGCCTCCAAGAATAGTCAATGCAGTCGGACCTGTTGCTGCTACTGCTATGCTGCCCTCTG CTGTTCCACAGGCTCGTAAAGCATCCTTAGCTCGGTTCTTAGAAAAGCGCAAGGAAAG GGTCATGAGCTCTGCTCCATACAATCTTAGCAAGAAACATCCCGAGTGTGCTGCAACAGAATCCAACGGTGCAAATTTCTCGAGTCCTATCACGAGCAACAGCGCAAATGTGGCAAGCTGA
- the LOC111789920 gene encoding cysteine-rich repeat secretory protein 12-like isoform X2 codes for MPSFLLLFLVTSALSPPSSATTTAESFVYGGCSQTKYTSGSTYESNLNSILTSLINSASFTLYTNSTVAGAGDGDTVYGLFQCRGDFQNAACAKCVAHAVAQLGSICLDACGGALQLEGCFVKYDNVSFLGVEDKTVVVKKCGAVMGYDSGGWARRDAVLAYLAAADGSGGGYQPFRVGGSGDVQGVAQCVGDLDAGECQDCVVTAVGRLKAECAAAGWGDVFLGKCYARFSHGGIRPHGGGGGNDGRNTDVEIEKTLAVIIGLIAGIAFIVVFLAFLSHYCEKRKGGK; via the exons ATGCCTTCatttctcctcctctttctCGTCACTTCCGCCCTATCGCCGCCGTCCTCGGCGACAACCACCGCCGAGTCCTTCGTCTACGGTGGCTGTTCCCAAACCAAATACACTTCCGGTTCAACCTATGAGTCAAATCTCAATTCCATCCTCACCTCTCTTATAAATTCTGCCTCCTTCACATTATACACTAACTCCACCGTCGCCGGCGCCGGCGACGGCGACACTGTGTACGGACTGTTCCAGTGCCGGGGCGACTTCCAAAACGCGGCCTGTGCCAAGTGCGTGGCCCACGCTGTCGCCCAGCTGGGCTCGATCTGTCTAGACGCGTGTGGTGGCGCGTTGCAGTTGGAGGGGTGTTTTGTGAAGTACGACAATGTTAGCTTTTTGGGAGTGGAGGACAAGACGGTCGTGGTGAAGAAGTGTGGGGCGGTGATGGGGTATGATTCTGGTGGGTGGGCTAGAAGGGATGCGGTGTTAGCGTATTTGGCGGCGGCGGATGGCAGCGGTGGTGGATATCAGCCGTTTAGAGTGGGTGGGTCCGGGGATGTTCAAGGGGTGGCGCAATGCGTTGGGGATTTGGATGCTGGAGAGTGCCAGGACTGTGTGGTGACGGCCGTGGGACGGCTGAAGGCGGAGTGTGCGGCGGCGGGGTGGGGGGATGTGTTCTTGGGGAAGTGCTATGCGAGGTTTTCTCATGGCGGTATCCGCCCccacggcggcggcggcggaaaTG acGGTAGAAATACGGACGTGGAGATAGAGAAGACTTTGGCGGTAATAATAGGACTCATTGCTGGGATTGCGTTTATTGTTGTGTTCCTCGCTTTCCTAAGCCATTACTGTGAGAAACGAAAAG GTGGCAAATGA
- the LOC111790357 gene encoding protein TIFY 6B-like isoform X2, translating to MERDFLGLSSKEEPLAKVKEEIDNDGAQGYSKSSGVPPPMPFKISAEDKTAYPVAAASDQRRAADAQMAGPILKQPLGGVPVSSALNSFFPPFGSISGITEPWNSMKPTGGSPAQLTIFYGGTVKVYDDISPERAQAIMFLAGAGASISNIAHQKAQAQAHGMGAKMAAASDGAPKNQPVSTLPCPALSSPLSVSSHTGAQSGSGSSCSDELGGVKTNGLPTTPISKGEPPRIVNAVGPVAATAMLPSAVPQARKASLARFLEKRKERVMSSAPYNLSKKHPECAATESNGANFSSPITSNSANVAS from the exons ATGGAGAGGGATTTTTTAGGTCTCAGCTCCAAGGAGGAGCCATTGGCTAAGGTGAAAGAGGAAATTGACAACGATGGAGCCCAAG ggtattCTAAAAGCTCTGGTGTTCCTCCTCCGATGCCTTTCAAGATTTCTGCTGAGGACAAGACTGCGTATCCGGTTGCGGCTGCTTCGGATCAACGTCGAGCAGCCGATGCCCAG ATGGCTGGTCCTATCCTCAAACAACCACTTGGAGGAGTCCCGGTTTCAAGCGCTCTGAATTCATTTTTCCCGCCATTTGGATCCATTTCTGGGATCACTGAACCATG GAATAGCATGAAACCAACTGGTGGGTCTCCAGCTCAACTGACTATTTTTTATGGTGGTACCGTCAAAGTCTATGATGACATTAGCCCTGAAAGG GCTCAGGCTATAATGTTCTTGGCTGGGGCTGGGGCTTCCATATCCAACATTGCACATCAAAAAGCTCAAGCTCAAGCTCATGGAATGGGTGCAAAAATGGCAGCAGCAAGTGATGGTGCTCCCAAGAACCAACCCGTGAGCACCTTGCCCTGCCCTGCTCTATCTAGCCCCTTGTCTGTTTCTTCTCACACAGGAGCCCAGTCTGGGAGTGGTTCAAGTTGTTCTGATGAGTTGGGAGGAGTTAAAACCAATGGACTTCCCACCACTCCTATCAGCAAAGGAGAGCCTCCAAGAATAGTCAATGCAGTCGGACCTGTTGCTGCTACTGCTATGCTGCCCTCTG CTGTTCCACAGGCTCGTAAAGCATCCTTAGCTCGGTTCTTAGAAAAGCGCAAGGAAAG GGTCATGAGCTCTGCTCCATACAATCTTAGCAAGAAACATCCCGAGTGTGCTGCAACAGAATCCAACGGTGCAAATTTCTCGAGTCCTATCACGAGCAACAGCGCAAATGTGGCAAGCTGA